In Paracoccus jeotgali, the following are encoded in one genomic region:
- a CDS encoding P-loop NTPase family protein, whose protein sequence is MLDRMTAALETADRCIVKGSELRDENEFKAWLEQGGAQTEAGRNSRAYAVRTLERNLTALGMPYQNLEAAWKADQFVGLRERLKAMRDDARSGGEDFRILMPDSEKPHNRLSNWSSWLAQYGRFLAGDPPGTAKDADRIRQHVLEKYIEPAREEGTSHVDVLVRDVNTALNLNEAWPNICQALAGKIFQDLAQVSAPERIGADQSSATVFRFGLDEAAASQNERPFTLFDAAGKPYQPVKNFNRTNGISAYWIKPKGAGNKADEAIETEDIVVVARAMLVEGLASRFKAIAGGTVNYLTYGGDKLVGYQLDPNIAEKIGVPAHGGIQKPREQVERTMAVAQNDAHPKASNLILYGPPGTGKTFSTAAEAVRLCGEEVPEDRDDLMAVYQGFLAAGRIEFVTFHQSMAYEEFVEGRQPMTGADDGEDTSSAGFRLETVPGIFRRIARRAEVSRGTVSSGTKLSLEGRRVFKMSIGAKHLPEDAPLFEEAIEKNCAIFGFYEFDLSDPRFSTREAIHAAAEARRKEDPEAFISQPATMMTNLFGTA, encoded by the coding sequence ATGTTGGACAGAATGACAGCAGCGTTGGAGACTGCGGACAGATGCATCGTGAAGGGCAGTGAATTGAGGGACGAGAACGAATTCAAGGCATGGCTGGAACAAGGCGGTGCGCAAACGGAAGCAGGGCGAAACTCGAGGGCCTATGCAGTCCGAACGCTAGAACGAAACCTGACCGCGCTTGGTATGCCCTATCAGAACCTCGAGGCAGCTTGGAAGGCCGATCAGTTTGTGGGCCTCAGGGAACGTCTCAAAGCGATGCGTGACGACGCTCGGTCAGGAGGCGAAGATTTTCGTATCCTGATGCCGGACTCGGAAAAGCCCCATAACAGGCTGTCGAACTGGAGCAGTTGGTTGGCGCAGTACGGCCGGTTCTTGGCGGGTGATCCGCCGGGCACAGCGAAGGATGCGGATCGCATTCGGCAACACGTTCTGGAAAAGTACATCGAGCCCGCACGTGAAGAAGGTACCTCCCATGTCGATGTGCTCGTTCGGGACGTGAACACGGCCCTCAACCTGAATGAGGCTTGGCCGAACATTTGTCAGGCACTGGCAGGCAAGATTTTCCAGGACCTCGCACAGGTCAGCGCTCCGGAGCGGATCGGTGCTGATCAAAGCTCGGCAACTGTATTTCGTTTCGGGCTCGACGAGGCGGCAGCGTCACAGAACGAGCGTCCATTCACGCTCTTTGACGCCGCTGGAAAGCCGTACCAACCAGTGAAGAACTTCAACCGGACCAACGGTATCTCGGCCTATTGGATCAAGCCCAAGGGCGCAGGCAATAAAGCCGACGAAGCAATTGAAACTGAAGATATCGTCGTCGTCGCGCGGGCGATGCTTGTTGAAGGGCTTGCATCCAGATTCAAAGCCATCGCGGGCGGCACGGTCAACTATTTGACCTACGGTGGGGATAAGCTCGTCGGCTACCAACTGGACCCAAACATAGCGGAGAAAATCGGGGTGCCTGCCCATGGCGGCATCCAAAAACCAAGAGAGCAAGTGGAACGTACAATGGCCGTCGCCCAAAACGATGCACACCCCAAAGCCAGCAATCTTATACTCTATGGCCCGCCTGGCACCGGGAAGACGTTCAGCACGGCAGCCGAAGCCGTCAGATTATGTGGGGAAGAGGTGCCAGAGGATCGCGACGATCTGATGGCCGTCTACCAGGGATTTCTTGCCGCGGGGCGGATCGAGTTCGTTACCTTCCATCAGTCGATGGCTTATGAAGAGTTCGTCGAGGGCCGGCAGCCGATGACCGGCGCGGATGATGGCGAGGACACATCCTCGGCGGGGTTCCGGCTGGAGACAGTACCAGGGATCTTTCGTCGCATCGCGCGACGCGCGGAAGTGAGCCGAGGAACGGTCAGTTCTGGAACAAAGCTTTCGCTCGAAGGCCGACGTGTTTTCAAGATGTCGATAGGCGCGAAGCACTTGCCCGAAGACGCCCCGCTTTTTGAGGAAGCCATTGAGAAGAATTGCGCGATCTTTGGGTTCTACGAGTTTGATCTCTCCGATCCCCGCTTTAGCACTCGGGAGGCAATCCACGCCGCTGCGGAAGCCCGGCGCAAGGAAGACCCAGAGGCGTTTATCTCTCAGCCTGCCACGATGATGACCAACCTTTTCGGAACAGCCTGA
- a CDS encoding McrC family protein, whose amino-acid sequence MIRRTLREWQRIGYGDDDSTIPTAEADRIAAVAARSSFAGRGGEGVLEHGRKGLRARGVVGVIAAPGCQLEILPKIEGLGEHDASDETLRRRLIHMLAVVHDLRIDAGSMAQLGWQKDTILELLIRLFCARLMEAVRMGLPRRYVDHADDLPALRGRLDVTRQFSRHAVTPQRLACRYDELSSDIALNQVMRAAVTRLQRVAQAPDNQRILRELGFAYADVTEVPVPALRWDQITLDRTNQRWRELLSFARLLLGDRHQQTSAGAMNGHALLFEMNALFEQYVARLVTSALAGSGYRVSAQGGHRDCLFEADTGRFRTKPDLIIRNGDQTVLVVDTKWKRMAPRIDDPKQGISQADVYQLMAYSQLYGRDVMLLYPHHGDLPPEPICTRYAIAREDAEETLHVATLVMTRPSGSHVEAVKKLLGRMLPAAVAA is encoded by the coding sequence ATGATCCGCCGCACTCTCCGCGAATGGCAGCGCATCGGCTACGGGGATGACGACTCCACCATCCCGACGGCCGAGGCTGATCGGATTGCCGCCGTCGCGGCGCGTTCCAGCTTCGCGGGTCGTGGCGGCGAAGGCGTGCTCGAACACGGCCGCAAAGGCCTGCGGGCCCGCGGCGTGGTCGGCGTGATCGCCGCGCCGGGATGTCAGCTGGAGATCCTCCCCAAGATCGAAGGTCTTGGAGAGCACGACGCTTCTGACGAAACCCTTCGTCGCCGTCTCATCCACATGCTGGCGGTGGTTCACGATCTGCGGATCGATGCAGGATCGATGGCGCAGCTCGGATGGCAGAAGGACACTATTCTGGAACTGTTGATCCGCCTGTTTTGCGCCCGCCTGATGGAAGCGGTGCGGATGGGTCTGCCGCGCCGGTATGTGGATCATGCAGACGACCTCCCCGCCCTGCGCGGAAGGCTCGACGTCACCCGACAGTTTTCACGCCATGCGGTTACGCCACAGCGGCTGGCCTGTCGGTACGACGAGCTGTCCTCCGACATCGCGCTGAACCAGGTGATGCGCGCCGCCGTGACCCGTTTGCAGCGTGTGGCTCAGGCCCCCGACAATCAGCGTATCCTGCGCGAGCTGGGCTTCGCCTATGCGGATGTGACCGAGGTTCCCGTCCCTGCGTTGCGATGGGACCAGATTACTCTGGATCGGACCAATCAGCGGTGGCGCGAGCTTCTTTCCTTCGCGCGTCTCCTTCTCGGCGATCGGCACCAGCAGACCAGCGCGGGGGCTATGAATGGTCATGCGCTCTTGTTCGAGATGAATGCCTTGTTCGAGCAATACGTCGCCAGACTGGTCACTAGCGCTCTGGCCGGAAGCGGATACCGGGTTTCAGCACAGGGCGGCCATCGGGACTGCCTGTTCGAAGCCGATACGGGGCGGTTTCGGACCAAGCCGGACCTCATCATCAGAAATGGGGATCAAACCGTCCTCGTCGTCGACACCAAGTGGAAGCGGATGGCCCCTCGCATTGACGACCCCAAACAGGGGATCAGCCAGGCCGACGTGTATCAACTGATGGCCTACAGCCAACTCTATGGCCGGGACGTCATGTTGCTCTACCCCCATCACGGCGATCTCCCGCCAGAACCGATATGCACCCGATACGCCATTGCACGTGAAGACGCCGAAGAGACCCTTCATGTCGCAACCCTCGTCATGACCCGTCCCTCGGGATCGCATGTCGAGGCTGTGAAGAAGCTGTTGGGACGGATGTTGCCGGCTGCCGTGGCGGCCTAA
- a CDS encoding AAA family ATPase, with the protein MTKGNLLVRAIGIVEGDYKFEPIEGRAGDYAHRRAVNWLWVDRDGIESSDVAKVGLVQRTIYEIDKSSLNVPALERYMNSQRNEGPSEPEPFVLIIDEINRANISKVFGELITLLEPDKRLGQPNHLKVRMPYSGDEFGVPSNLHIVGTMNTADRSIALLDTALRRRFTFREMMPDPSVLKDAADRTGIDLPNLLTIINERIEYLYDRDHQIGHAYFTGCDTRADVDAVMRHKVIPLLAEYFFEDWGKIAAVLGDLETHDRPIKGGFLNRSVLKAPPGLDNGEAMPRFRWDVREDSFDYARLLGS; encoded by the coding sequence GTGACCAAAGGGAACTTGCTTGTCCGCGCGATTGGTATCGTCGAGGGAGACTACAAGTTTGAACCGATAGAGGGACGTGCTGGAGACTATGCCCATCGCCGCGCGGTGAATTGGCTTTGGGTTGATCGGGATGGCATAGAATCCAGCGACGTTGCCAAAGTAGGCCTCGTTCAGCGAACAATATATGAAATCGACAAGTCCTCGCTCAACGTGCCCGCGCTTGAACGCTACATGAATAGCCAGAGGAACGAGGGGCCCTCAGAACCTGAACCTTTCGTCCTGATCATCGACGAGATCAACCGCGCCAATATCTCCAAGGTGTTCGGAGAGCTGATCACGCTGCTGGAACCAGACAAGCGGCTTGGCCAGCCCAACCATCTCAAGGTGCGCATGCCTTACTCGGGGGATGAGTTCGGTGTTCCGTCGAACCTGCATATCGTCGGCACGATGAACACGGCAGACCGCTCCATCGCTCTGCTCGACACAGCGCTGAGGCGGCGATTCACATTCCGGGAAATGATGCCCGATCCGTCCGTGCTGAAGGACGCGGCCGACCGCACGGGCATCGATCTGCCGAACCTTCTGACCATCATCAATGAACGCATCGAGTATCTCTACGATCGCGATCACCAGATCGGGCATGCCTATTTCACCGGCTGCGACACCCGCGCGGATGTCGACGCGGTAATGCGGCACAAGGTGATCCCGCTGCTGGCCGAGTACTTCTTCGAGGACTGGGGGAAGATCGCCGCGGTACTCGGCGATCTGGAAACGCATGACAGGCCGATCAAGGGGGGCTTTCTGAACAGGTCGGTCCTGAAGGCACCGCCTGGGCTCGATAATGGTGAGGCGATGCCGCGCTTCCGGTGGGACGTGCGCGAAGACAGCTTCGATTATGCGCGGCTGCTCGGCTCATGA
- the proX gene encoding glycine betaine/L-proline ABC transporter substrate-binding protein ProX: MMFRLTKTMTAIGTALLLAAPAMAAEKPGEGVSIQMAQPTWDTGWFQTAIYSDLLRELGYEVSQPMTLDNPAFYQAVAFGDVTMWVDGWFPGHNSYRDTFEQGAEIVGAVALGGALQGYLVDKASAEKYDITSLDDFKREEVREAFDRNGDGKADMVGCPPGWACEEVIAHHREAYGMDDYINVTSANYSAAMADAVAAYEQGEPILFYTWTPNWTVNELTPGEDVVWIQVPFVDLVETEKGLEDAATMEGVEGCVADPCMLGYVANDIVPVVNSDFIKDNPAVRALFEAAAIPLTDIYAQNALMNEGDEDVEGHAKDWIAENRDQVDQWLETARAAAE, from the coding sequence ATGATGTTCCGTTTAACCAAGACCATGACCGCAATCGGCACCGCGCTGCTGCTGGCCGCCCCGGCAATGGCCGCCGAGAAGCCCGGCGAGGGCGTCAGCATCCAGATGGCGCAGCCGACCTGGGACACGGGCTGGTTCCAGACCGCGATCTACAGCGACCTGCTGCGCGAACTGGGCTATGAGGTCTCGCAGCCCATGACGCTGGACAACCCGGCCTTTTATCAGGCGGTGGCGTTCGGCGATGTGACGATGTGGGTCGATGGCTGGTTCCCCGGCCACAACTCGTATCGCGACACCTTCGAGCAGGGGGCCGAGATCGTGGGCGCGGTCGCTCTGGGCGGCGCGCTGCAGGGCTATCTGGTCGACAAGGCCTCGGCCGAGAAATACGACATCACCTCGCTGGACGATTTCAAGCGCGAGGAGGTCCGCGAGGCCTTTGACCGCAACGGTGACGGCAAGGCCGACATGGTCGGCTGCCCGCCCGGCTGGGCCTGCGAAGAGGTCATCGCCCATCATCGCGAAGCCTATGGGATGGACGACTATATCAACGTGACCTCGGCCAACTATTCGGCCGCGATGGCCGATGCCGTCGCCGCCTATGAGCAGGGCGAGCCGATCCTGTTCTATACCTGGACCCCGAACTGGACCGTTAACGAACTGACCCCGGGCGAGGATGTGGTCTGGATTCAGGTCCCCTTCGTCGATCTGGTCGAGACCGAAAAGGGTCTTGAAGACGCGGCCACCATGGAGGGCGTCGAGGGCTGCGTGGCCGATCCCTGCATGCTAGGCTATGTCGCCAATGACATCGTGCCGGTGGTGAACAGCGACTTCATCAAGGACAACCCCGCCGTCCGCGCCCTGTTCGAGGCCGCGGCCATCCCGCTGACCGACATCTACGCGCAGAACGCGCTGATGAACGAAGGCGACGAGGATGTGGAAGGTCACGCCAAGGACTGGATCGCCGAGAACCGCGATCAGGTCGACCAGTGGCTGGAAACCGCCCGCGCCGCGGCCGAGTGA
- a CDS encoding ring-cleaving dioxygenase: MDLTGIHHLTAITADAPANKRFYTDTLGLRLVKKTVNQDDTSAYHLFYADGLATPGTDLTFFDWPAPPERRGTRSISGTGLRVASDSMDYWAERLREAGRGDGSIATLDGRATLAFEDPEGQRFRLIADDAGEVHPWDRSPVPAAHQIRGLGPITISVPQLAPTAEVLTRVLNMRETRGYDSPDGQGRVHVFEMGPGGAAAELHVAVQPGLPVARQGAGAVHHVAFRTPDVAAIHGWAGRLADFGLPNSGEVERYYFRSLYFREPGGNLFEIATDGPGFAVDEPLESLGESLSLPPFLEPRRAEIEARLKPLD, translated from the coding sequence ATGGACCTGACAGGTATCCACCATCTGACCGCGATCACCGCCGACGCCCCGGCGAACAAGCGTTTCTACACCGACACCCTCGGCCTGCGGCTGGTCAAGAAGACCGTGAACCAGGACGACACCTCGGCCTATCATCTGTTCTATGCCGACGGGCTGGCGACGCCGGGCACGGATCTGACCTTTTTCGATTGGCCGGCACCGCCCGAACGCCGTGGCACCCGCTCGATCAGCGGCACCGGGCTGCGGGTGGCTTCGGACAGCATGGATTACTGGGCCGAACGCCTGCGCGAGGCCGGGCGCGGCGACGGCAGCATCGCCACGCTGGACGGCCGTGCGACGCTGGCGTTCGAGGACCCCGAGGGCCAGCGCTTTCGCCTGATCGCCGATGACGCGGGCGAGGTGCACCCCTGGGACCGCAGCCCGGTGCCGGCCGCGCACCAGATCCGCGGGCTGGGGCCGATCACGATCTCGGTCCCGCAGCTTGCGCCCACGGCCGAGGTGCTGACCCGCGTGCTGAACATGCGCGAGACCCGCGGTTATGACAGCCCCGACGGGCAAGGCCGCGTCCATGTCTTCGAGATGGGACCGGGCGGCGCGGCGGCAGAGCTGCATGTCGCGGTCCAACCCGGTCTGCCTGTGGCGCGTCAGGGCGCGGGCGCCGTCCACCACGTCGCCTTCCGCACGCCGGATGTCGCCGCGATCCACGGCTGGGCCGGGCGTCTGGCCGATTTCGGGCTGCCCAATTCCGGCGAGGTCGAGCGCTACTATTTCCGCAGCCTCTATTTCCGCGAGCCGGGCGGCAACCTGTTCGAGATCGCCACCGACGGGCCGGGCTTTGCCGTCGATGAACCGCTGGAGTCGCTGGGCGAAAGCCTGTCCCTGCCGCCCTTCCTCGAACCGCGCCGGGCCGAGATCGAGGCGCGGCTGAAGC
- a CDS encoding LysR family transcriptional regulator — translation MRYTLDEIEAFLTVMELGTITAAAARLNLSKSVISKRVSDLELSLGAALFRRNAGRILPTEAAIRLDDRLRPALAELTAATESAAWGGATGESLRGTLSIAAPMSFGTLYLSPIIARFAARHPQLELRIDYDDRLRDLAREGFDIAIRIGELRDSALMQRKLCEDETVPCASPAYLTRHGTPESLADLQRHSVIGYHHLPNGSLWQTGRDRPPVLDSRITLNNGEAMRDMAIEGLGLAILPGFIALPAIASGRLRRVLPGLSTRTLPISAVWPAVLPMPPKLRGFVDHLAAELAGGQPWRDA, via the coding sequence ATGCGCTATACCCTGGACGAGATCGAGGCGTTCCTGACCGTGATGGAGCTTGGCACCATCACCGCCGCCGCCGCGCGGCTGAACCTGTCGAAATCGGTCATCAGCAAGCGGGTGTCGGATCTGGAGCTGTCGCTGGGCGCGGCGCTGTTTCGGCGCAATGCCGGGCGGATCCTGCCGACCGAGGCCGCGATCCGGCTGGACGACCGCCTGCGACCGGCGCTGGCGGAGCTGACCGCCGCCACGGAAAGCGCGGCCTGGGGCGGGGCGACGGGCGAATCGCTGCGCGGCACGCTGTCCATCGCCGCCCCGATGAGCTTTGGGACGCTGTATCTGTCGCCGATCATCGCCCGCTTTGCTGCCCGTCATCCGCAACTGGAACTGCGGATCGACTATGACGACCGGCTGCGCGATCTGGCGCGTGAGGGCTTCGACATCGCCATCCGCATCGGCGAGTTACGCGATTCGGCCCTGATGCAGCGCAAGCTGTGCGAGGATGAGACCGTGCCCTGCGCCAGCCCCGCCTATCTGACCCGGCATGGCACGCCGGAAAGCCTGGCCGATCTGCAACGGCACAGCGTCATCGGCTATCATCACCTGCCCAATGGCAGCCTGTGGCAGACCGGCAGGGACCGCCCGCCCGTCCTCGACAGCCGCATCACGCTGAACAATGGCGAGGCGATGCGCGACATGGCGATCGAGGGGCTGGGGCTGGCGATCCTGCCCGGTTTCATCGCCCTGCCGGCCATCGCGTCGGGCCGGTTGAGGCGGGTTCTGCCGGGGCTTTCGACCCGGACGCTGCCCATCTCGGCTGTGTGGCCGGCGGTCCTGCCCATGCCGCCCAAGCTGCGCGGCTTTGTCGATCACCTTGCCGCCGAACTCGCCGGCGGGCAGCCGTGGCGGGATGCCTGA
- a CDS encoding CHRD domain-containing protein: protein MQMTILRRFGATLAAGALMALPAFAETMTYTADLTADAEVPPADSAATGTAEVTVDTDANTVSWVVSYQDLTGDATAAHIHGPAAEDENAPPVIDMSDAIMEGSADITADQIAELQDGKYYVNVHTEQYPDGEIRGQLMAKE from the coding sequence ATGCAGATGACAATTCTACGCCGCTTTGGTGCCACGCTCGCTGCGGGTGCGCTGATGGCGCTGCCCGCCTTCGCCGAGACGATGACCTACACCGCCGATCTGACCGCCGATGCCGAGGTGCCGCCCGCCGACAGCGCCGCGACCGGCACGGCCGAGGTGACGGTCGATACCGACGCCAACACGGTGTCCTGGGTGGTCAGCTATCAGGATCTGACCGGCGACGCGACCGCCGCCCATATCCACGGCCCCGCCGCCGAGGATGAGAACGCCCCGCCGGTCATCGACATGTCCGACGCGATCATGGAAGGCAGCGCCGATATCACCGCCGACCAGATCGCCGAGCTGCAGGACGGCAAATACTACGTCAACGTCCATACAGAGCAGTATCCGGATGGCGAAATCCGCGGCCAGCTGATGGCCAAGGAATAA
- a CDS encoding quaternary amine ABC transporter ATP-binding protein → MQPKLSVRNLYKIFGKQHAAAMQMLRDGATKADILERTGATVGVQDASFDVHEGEIFVVMGLSGSGKSTLVRTLNGLIPPSSGTIRIDGEDIAGASRSDLRRIRREKIAMVFQHFALFPHWTIAENVAYGLKVRGVPAAERRVRALEVLEKVGLAPWADSLPSDLSGGMQQRVGLARGLAADPDILLMDEPFGALDPLIRRDMQTELISLQKELKKTIIFITHDLNEALLLGNRIAIMKDGEIVQIGTAQEIVTSPADDYVAAFVADIDRGRVFTVDDVSGEPITIQLRATPVAEALRLMEEHGSHALYVLDGERVAGVVTYRDLASSEMDSSTPSPTISNTLITEFPTTNADTQLHELYGAAGEGLPIAVTDDRDRLVGVVDPHELLSHLWAGENGENGEGEATDAAPDTPEDTASPRPPSPPAQPDATAKKEVTDVQPR, encoded by the coding sequence ATGCAACCGAAACTCTCGGTCAGAAACCTCTACAAAATCTTTGGCAAGCAGCACGCTGCCGCCATGCAGATGCTGCGCGACGGCGCGACCAAGGCCGACATCCTGGAACGGACCGGCGCCACGGTCGGCGTTCAGGATGCCAGCTTTGACGTCCATGAGGGCGAGATTTTCGTCGTCATGGGCCTGTCGGGTTCCGGCAAATCGACGCTGGTGCGGACGCTGAACGGGCTGATCCCGCCCAGTTCCGGCACGATCCGCATCGATGGCGAGGATATCGCCGGTGCCTCGCGCAGCGATCTGCGCCGCATCCGGCGCGAGAAGATCGCCATGGTGTTCCAGCATTTCGCGCTGTTTCCACATTGGACCATCGCGGAAAACGTGGCCTATGGGTTGAAGGTGCGCGGCGTGCCCGCGGCCGAGCGGCGTGTCCGCGCGCTCGAGGTTCTGGAAAAGGTGGGGCTTGCGCCGTGGGCCGACAGCCTGCCTTCGGACCTGTCGGGCGGGATGCAGCAGCGCGTCGGGCTGGCCCGCGGGCTGGCGGCCGACCCCGACATCCTGCTGATGGACGAGCCCTTTGGCGCGCTTGACCCGCTGATCCGCCGCGACATGCAGACCGAGCTGATCAGCCTGCAGAAAGAGCTGAAAAAGACCATCATCTTCATCACTCACGACTTGAACGAGGCGCTGCTGCTGGGCAACCGCATCGCGATCATGAAGGATGGCGAGATCGTCCAGATCGGCACCGCGCAGGAAATCGTCACCAGCCCCGCCGATGACTATGTCGCGGCCTTCGTGGCAGATATCGACCGTGGGCGGGTGTTCACCGTGGACGACGTCTCGGGCGAGCCGATCACCATCCAGCTGCGCGCGACCCCGGTGGCCGAGGCGCTGCGCCTGATGGAGGAACACGGCTCGCACGCGCTGTATGTGCTGGATGGCGAGCGCGTGGCCGGTGTCGTGACCTATCGCGACCTCGCGTCGAGCGAGATGGACAGTTCGACCCCCAGCCCGACGATCAGCAACACGCTGATCACCGAGTTTCCGACCACCAATGCCGATACTCAATTGCACGAGCTTTACGGCGCGGCGGGCGAGGGCTTGCCCATCGCCGTCACCGACGACCGCGACCGGCTGGTCGGCGTCGTCGATCCGCATGAGCTGCTGAGCCACCTTTGGGCCGGCGAAAACGGCGAGAATGGCGAGGGCGAGGCCACCGATGCGGCCCCAGACACGCCTGAAGACACAGCGTCACCGCGCCCACCGTCGCCGCCCGCGCAGCCGGACGCCACTGCGAAGAAGGAGGTTACCGATGTTCAGCCCCGCTGA
- a CDS encoding ABC transporter permease, producing MFSPADLMTLPFDDWVNSFVRGWLVPNFRPAFRAAQVPISMVLGGLDSFFRWIPMLVMTAGFAAVAWRTAGRGVALFTLLGFIFIDMIGLWDYTMTTLAMVITSVLFCALIGIPVGILSAGADKLWAVVRPILDVMQTIPSFVYLVPIVMLFGVGMAPGIIATIIFALPPIVRLTNLGIRNVRADLVEAAEAFGSNRWQMLWDVQLPLAMRTIMAGLNQTLMLALSMVVIAALIGAGGLGLVVNTGLGRMDVGGATAGGVGIVILAIVLDRITQGLTEPSARRQTSLRQTLVGFFRPGAQMQATDIPKAG from the coding sequence ATGTTCAGCCCCGCTGACCTGATGACGCTGCCCTTCGACGATTGGGTGAACTCTTTCGTGCGCGGTTGGCTGGTGCCGAATTTCCGCCCCGCCTTCCGGGCCGCGCAGGTGCCGATCAGCATGGTGCTGGGCGGGCTCGACAGCTTTTTCCGCTGGATCCCGATGCTGGTCATGACGGCGGGCTTTGCCGCCGTGGCATGGCGCACCGCCGGGCGCGGCGTGGCGCTGTTCACGCTGCTGGGCTTCATCTTCATCGACATGATCGGGCTGTGGGACTATACCATGACCACGCTGGCCATGGTCATTACCTCGGTCCTGTTCTGTGCCCTGATCGGCATCCCGGTGGGGATTCTGTCGGCGGGTGCTGACAAGCTGTGGGCGGTGGTGCGGCCCATCCTCGACGTGATGCAGACCATCCCCAGCTTCGTCTATCTGGTGCCCATCGTGATGCTGTTCGGCGTCGGCATGGCACCGGGGATCATTGCGACGATCATCTTTGCGCTGCCGCCCATCGTGCGGCTGACCAATCTGGGCATCCGCAATGTGCGCGCCGATCTGGTCGAGGCGGCCGAGGCCTTCGGCTCAAACCGCTGGCAGATGCTGTGGGATGTGCAATTGCCGCTGGCGATGCGCACCATCATGGCGGGCCTGAACCAGACCCTGATGCTGGCGCTGTCGATGGTCGTCATCGCCGCGCTGATCGGCGCGGGCGGGCTGGGCCTTGTGGTCAACACCGGCCTTGGCCGCATGGATGTGGGCGGCGCGACGGCAGGCGGGGTCGGCATCGTGATCCTCGCCATCGTGCTGGACCGCATCACCCAGGGCCTGACCGAGCCGTCGGCCCGGCGCCAGACCTCGCTGCGCCAGACGCTGGTCGGGTTCTTCCGGCCCGGCGCGCAGATGCAGGCCACCGATATTCCGAAGGCGGGCTGA